The window TTGCTCTCCGTCCCATCTAGATAAGTCTTCGTCTGAAACATACATGTACGTTATGTGATCTTGAACTATCTTTGTCTTTGATTCTCATTTCGATCTTCTCAATTCCTGATTAGTACTGGTATTTGGACATCTGATATATAGTCATTATCATAATTCATTTCATCACTAGCTTCTTCTATATCATTTCTGTACATACTAACTCTCCATTTTACATTCTGCTgccctccactgaatcagaattatttaGTGAAATTTCTACATCATCTCttttctatgataactacatctcaaCTGGTACTAATGACATTGTTACCTGTATTCTGCATCCCTTTGAtcgttcaccagaacccacaaaaatcatttttgtccatatacattcaagaaatatgcaacagaagagtatgcaaaatacatcaatacaattttcagattcttaaaatgccttagttcttcaggaatgtccaattggtctttcgaattgttgcaattattaattgtatattgtattcctttaTAAATTATGAAGAATACCTTCTATTTAATAGGGGGCTCTCTCTAGAAATCACTATTTGGTATTCTAAATCTATGCAACCTATAAATTGCAAATTATATACtgtattatttcataaattatgaaaaataacctactattaaccaaatttttagatttcaaaaggtgtccttccttgtattctaaatatataattatgttttccgtatcttaaagtctgtttttaaaaaggatttattctatttcgaattaagaattacaacacttggataaataattaataattctacaGATTAAGATTTGGGAAAAACGTGAGTTACAAAACGAAGCTTGATGTTCTAAATCTGATTCATAACTAACTAAAGTCTGTCCTGAAATCTACAAAGAAAGCTTTGAGTTCACAGAGAGAATTTGCACTTCAGCACTATCGCGTACATTTCCAAGAACGGCGTTGGCCGAGcttcttctattatgttgaCTTGTGCTGTTTCGGTCGATGTGGATCTCATAATACCTCCCCCCTTAGTTCAGATAACGTCCTCGTTATCAGTGGGATCACCTGGGTTGTTCTCGAGGTCGATGCGAATGATTTTCCTCGGATTGTATAACAGGTCTCTAATTCTTACTCTGTTTATCATGACAGTGATTGTTCCAATGATTATGAAACAGTAAAATTCCGCTTATGGTATAATGCGTGAGCTGAGTTATTGGGTGTAGATAAATTGGTTGATTTTGAAGTTTCTCACCTTCTTGCAGGATTGATGTAGGTTCTCTTAAGTGTTTTAACTGAAGTTCCATTTTATAATCGTAACTCAATGGGAGtttcgaaatgttttcaaatttcatctcaAAAATTGGTTCAgtgttttcaaatattgaattgtcGATGATGATGGTACAATCTGAATGTAGCAGGTTTATTCCTTGTATggattttttcataattatacCATGGCAATCTTCTAGTATTGTCTGCGTATTCTTAAACAGGGTGAGAAGCTGTTTGTTCTGAAGTGTATGGATTATCTTATAGTTGTTTTTGATGAGCACTTTTTGACACTGGTCTGGTGATGACAGGATGCAGGCTTCTTTGACTGGTGGTTGAAGACATAAGACAATGGAACTGCCTAATGTGGAAATACAGGCTTCATTGGTCCAGTATTCTTCGTAGTTGATTCTGACCAAATACTTTTTCGGAGGTATTACAGCAATATCTTGGTGGTTAGGTAGAGGGTACACTCGGGAATAGTTTGTGGTGATCTGTTTGAGAATAGGAATTTTGAGGAGAAAGGTGATGGATTCATCCGTTCGTATGACAGATATTTTAGCAAACTCTATAGTTTTATAGAGATGAACGTGATCGATTGGAGATAATTGTTgtggtttataatttttttcgagatactttCCAATCAAAAGAAGTTCATCGATTTTTATGAGTTCTAAATTTGGTATTCCTTTCATTGCAAAACTGATAGTTCTTTCAAGCATCAAGAAAGTATTCAATAGATCTTCTGCttgaagtatttgatattcaacaGTCATTCTGAATTGTTCCGTTgattttatgttttgaaaaagtaatttagtATGTTGAATATTATCATTCAATAAAGCTAAATCTTCTGAGTACCTTTGTGTTAAATGATTCGCAAAAGAAGTTAATTTAttgattctttcaatttcagagtTTTTAATTTGATGGAGACTTTCTATGTTCTCGTTAATAGTTTTCAGATCATCGTCGTCTAGATTTCCTGTG is drawn from Harmonia axyridis chromosome 7, icHarAxyr1.1, whole genome shotgun sequence and contains these coding sequences:
- the LOC123685074 gene encoding uncharacterized protein LOC123685074 yields the protein MQILVIPMILLIQTQINQALQVNKIISNGYFEEPLSQAKILDHYHNFLFFINITNLQINYNQLNYNFNALQKNRTIDELSHRIYLQLNSNLAQIEQILHKFINKKVKRGLANFIGKGIKFITGNLDDDDLKTINENIESLHQIKNSEIERINKLTSFANHLTQRYSEDLALLNDNIQHTKLLFQNIKSTEQFRMTVEYQILQAEDLLNTFLMLERTISFAMKGIPNLELIKIDELLLIGKYLEKNYKPQQLSPIDHVHLYKTIEFAKISVIRTDESITFLLKIPILKQITTNYSRVYPLPNHQDIAVIPPKKYLVRINYEEYWTNEACISTLGSSIVLCLQPPVKEACILSSPDQCQKVLIKNNYKIIHTLQNKQLLTLFKNTQTILEDCHGIIMKKSIQGINLLHSDCTIIIDNSIFENTEPIFEMKFENISKLPLSYDYKMELQLKHLREPTSILQEGEKLQNQPIYLHPITQLTHYTISGILLFHNHWNNHCHDKQSKN